The nucleotide window CCGTCGAAACACCGGCGCCCGAGGAAGTGAACGCGCCCGGCACGGCGGCTCTGTCACGCATCTCCGCGGACCAGATCGGAGCCCTGCAGGCGGGCATGTCCCTGGAAGCCGTCGCCGAAGCCATGGGCGGCCCAGGCCAGACCGTGGCCACGGACGACGTGGCAAGCGCCATCCTGCGATGGACGGACGCCGAGGGCCGCAGCCTGGTCGCGAAGTTCGAGAACGGCCTTCTGGTGCGCAAGTCTCTTTACGACCCCGATGGCGGCGCCGGGGCGCCCGTGCCGCCTGGCGACGACCAGAACAAGATCACGCAAACACTCTATGACGCGATCATGCCGGGCATGACCGTCACGGAAATCGACGCGCTGCTCGCATTGCAGGGCAAGCGCATCGCGGAAGGGCACGAGGACGTCGGCATCTATCGCTGGGTCGATGGCACGGGCTCGAATTTCACCGCCAAGTTCGAGAGCGGCAAACTGACACAGAAGACGGGGTTCTACGTGGCGGCGTTGCGCAAGGAAGAAGAACAAGCCGCCGAGGCAAGAGCAAAGGCGGAAACGCCCACCCCAGCCGAGACCGCGGCGGAGGAGGAACCGCCGGGCGAAGGCGAAGGAGGCGAGGCCGAGAGCGCCGGTCAGCCGGAGGGCATGCCCGCCGGGACATTCCCGGCGGAATCGCCCGCTGAAACGCCCCAATTCGTTCAGCAGCCACAGCCATCGCGGCAGACAGCGCCGCGCGTGCGGGTCGCCGGCAAGCAGCGCCGCACGCGCGAAGCCGCACGGCGCGATCCCGCGGAGCCCGCCGGTTCCTACAGACCCAAAGCAAAACTGCCGGATTACCGCTGGGGCCTCCGCCACGGCGCCTACGAAGTTCGCATCCATAACCCGTCGGACACGACTGTCAAGGTCGGGCTCCGCGCCGGCGAAGGCGGAAAGAACGTATCGATTCCGCCGCGCAGCACGGAAAGCATCCGGGTCGACCGCGCCAATTACGAGTTGTACTACGTATTTGCCGACAATCCCTACGTGCTTCATAAAGGCGGCGGCATCGACCTCGACAGTTACTGGATGGCGGACGTCGAGATCACGTTGTTCAACGAAGACTACGACCTGCGCACGCTCGAGCCGCCGCTCGAATAGCCCCTTCAGAAAAGGCCCAGTCCAACGCCCAGACTCACCGGCGGCGCGTGTTCTTCCGTGTCCATATGATGGCACAGCACGGCGCAGCGGTCCGCATCAATCAGGTGGTCGTTCCCCTTTTCATAGACGATGCGCCCATCAAGACCGGCCGAATAGGTGTGCGAGGCGTATTGCTGTTCCCGGTCAGGCACGGGCGGAAAGACGATGCTCCGCTCCGCCATGCGCCGCTGCAGCAATTCGGTCATGAACTCCTTCACGCGCCGCCGCGCCGGGCTGCCGTCGGGCAGCGTCGCCGTTTCGATCGCACCGCCGAATTCGAAGGCGCACACCCGCATGCACCAGCGCTCGCCCAGCGCCATCAGGTGATGCGCTACTGCGCGGCCGCTGTTGCCGCAGTCGATGCCGATGCGCCTGAAACCGTATACGCGGTCGAGCGCCTCAATCACCGACTGCTGCTTCGCGTAGTTGACGCCTTCGAGGCGCAGGCGCAGCACGTTGACAAGATGGGGCGGCTCGTTCCGGTAAACGACCAGTTCCGAAGGGTCGCGCGCGAAGCCCAGGTCGCATCCGAGGTAGTAGTCGCCTGCCGTCACGTCGCCCGGCGGCATGAACGAGTCGTCCGCGCGCACGACGCCATCCACAAACGCGAAATCCGCGCGGACGCACGCGAGGTAATCGTCGAGCGAGAATACCGCGTGCGCGGGCTCGCCATGCCGGCCGAGTACGCGATGGACGTAGCCCGGCGAGTAGCGCCCGCCGTAGAGCGCCGCCAGTTCGGCGTCCTTCTCCGCCGTGAACTCCGGGTTGAGCGAACTGGGCCAATTATGCTGCTCGGCATCAGCCATGCAGGTCATGCGATAGAACGTATTGCGCAGTCCGTTCGGCACGCCATAGACCCAGCGCCGCCCGCCCCCGTTCAACGCCTGGTACAATTCACCCCAGGCGCTTTCGGTCATCTCCTGCGCCTCATCGACGATCTGCCAGTCCACGTGCAGCCCTTGAAAATTCATGCCGCGCGGCCCGGCGATGCGCCCCCACAGCAGGAACCCGTTCGAAAACCGGAAAAACCACGACGGAGTCTGCCGCATCTCGACGATAGATGGCGCGAACTCGGGCGTGGCCTGAAAACGGCGCTGCAGCCGGTGCATCAAGGGAAAGAGATGGTTTTCGCACTGTGTCGCGATCAGCAGTTCCGTGTCGGGGCGCGCGACCATCGCCCAGCACGCGATGACCTCGATCTCCGTTGTCTTGCCCACATCGCGTCCGTCGCAGTGGACCTTGCGCATCGCCCACGACTCGAGCGAGCCGCGCTGATACTCCCGCACGCGCCACGGCGCGCCGTCCGCGCGGCGGAAGTAATCATGTGCGAAGCGTTCACGCGTGTGCAGGCGAACCCATGCGTCGACGGCGTCGTCCGCCAGGCCGCGTTTGCGCAATTCGCGCCGTGCACGGGCCGCGTTCCAGGGAAGGGGCATGCATTCCTCCATCGGTGTGAGAAAACGGAAAGGATCCCGCGACGGCGCGGGCGCGCTGGCCCCTGTCCTTCGCGACGTCTATCGAGGCAGCCAGACCTTGACCCGCTTGTCCTGGCGGCCCCAGGCAAGGGCCTGCTTGTGTTTCTTGAAGAACAGGTCGATGTGTTCGCCCTTGATCGCGCCGCCGCGGTCCTCGACGCGGCCATACCCGTAGCCGGGAATGAACATCACCGTGCCAAACGGATAGACCGACGTGTCCGCGGCTATCGTGCCGGGCCGTGCTTTCGTGCCGCTCGCGGTAACGCCCACGCGCTTCGGCTTGCCCTTGTCACGGCCCTGCGCCACGACCGCCTTGAAACGCCAGTTGCGCTTCCAGCCGCAGCACTGCTTGCACTTGCAGTAGCCGGTGGTAAGCAAGACCCGCTCAAAGGCGGACGCGCCGCGCGGCGGCGCAATGCGCGCGGTGGCGCAGCCCGTGCAGACAAGGGCCGCAATCAGGAATAGGGCCGCGAGAAGGCGTCGCATCGCGTCAGCTTATCAGGTTTCCGGATTGGGACGGTAACGCGGCGCGCCGGGGTCTGGCCTTGCGCGGCCGGGCGGCGACCTGCTTGAGAGCCTTGTCCATGACGCCCTGTGTTTCCCGCAATAGCGGTTTCATTTTGTCCGCAACGCCCACATCAATGGGCGTGCCTGCTTTCGCGCAGACGTCCTCGAGTTCGTTCATGGCCTTTCTCCATTTCTCCAGCGTTTTCAGGAGGGTCTCAACGCAGACGATGAAATCCCGGCTCAGCGTGTCCGCGGATTCGCCCTGCAGCGCGAGGGTTTTGAGCTTCGCGAGCAGCCGGCAAACCAGAACATCGAGTATGGCGATTTCTTCGACGCGCCCCTCCATGAGCGGCGTCGGCATGACGCCCCGTTCCTCAAAGAGCCGGTCCATCTCGCCGCGGAATCGCTCGTAGCGCGCGGCCTCGCCTGTAAGCCACCAAGAGACCTCGCATGCGTTCGATGCTGATTTCACCTGCAGCCTTTCTATCGGAGTTTTCTCACCATTCCAGGCAGTCTTTTTGCACTGAGGCGACCCGGGGCTTTCCAGGTGGCGGAATTCAGCAGCCAAAGATAGAATACGTCCCGCCAGCCGGGGGGCAGGGATGGCATGGGGCGCTTACATCGCCCCCAACGCAGGAGTAGTACTGTATGGTCAGCCGCCACCAGCCGGATATCGGGATAGACACCATCAGAGACGTAGCCGCCATCGTGCTGGGCGGCGGGCGCGGCACACGCCTGTATCCCTTGACCAAGCTGCGTTCGAAACCGGCGGTGCCGCTCTGCGGCCGGTACCGGCTGGTCGATATCCCCATCAGCAATTGCATCCATTCGGGGATCAAACGCATCCTGGTGTTGACCCAGTTCAACAGCCATTCGCTCAACCGCCACCTGCACAACACCTACCGCTTCGACGAATTCAGCGAGGGGTTCGTCGACGTGCTGGCCGCCGAGCAGACCATGGAAAGCGGCGACTGGTATCAGGGCACGGCGGACGCGGTGCGCAAGCAATTGCTGCACATCCAGAACCTGCGTGCGACACACTACGTCGTCCTCTCCGGCGACCAGTTGTACCGCATGGACTACCGGACGCTGCTCGCCACGCACTTGCGCCAGGGCGCGGACATCACCGTCTCCGCGCTGGCCGTCTCGCGCGAGGCGGCCAAGGGCTTCGGCATCATGAAGGTGCGCAAGAGCGGGCGCATCCATGAATTCGTCGAGAAACCCAAGGACGCGCGTCTGCTCGATTCCCTCGTGACACCGCAGGAGGTCTTTGACGACTTCGGCATGTCAAGCGGCGGCCACCCCTACCTCGCGTCCATGGGTGTATACGCGTTCAAGGCGGAAGTACTCGAGCGTCTAGTGGCGGACCGCCCGGAATGGAACGATTTCGGCAAGGAACTCATCCCGAATTCGCTCGGCTCGCACAAGGTATTTGCGCACATGTTCTCCGGGTTCTGGGAAGACATCGGGACCGTCCGCTCATACTTCGATGTGAGCATGGCCATGACCACGCCCGATTCCCCCTTCGAATTCCGCGACCAGGACCGGCTCATCTACACGCACAAGCGCGACCTCCCGGGCGTGCAGATCCACGACGCGCGCATTACCAACGCGATCATTTGCGGCGGCAGCCTGGTCACGCGCGCCACCATCGAAAACGCGATCGTTGGCGTGCGCAGCGTCATCCGGCCCGGCGCCCGGATCACCCGCAGCATCATCCTTGGCAACGAGACTTTTGAAGACAGGGACGCGTGCGGCGCCCGGGTCCCGCTCGGCATCGGCGAAAACACAAAGGTCACCGAAGCCATCATCGACCACAGCGCGCGCATCGGCAAGAACGTGGTTATCCGCGGCTCACGCAAACTGGAGGATTACGACGGCGACGGCTACGCCATCCGCGACGGAATCGTGGTCGTGATGAAGAACGCCACCATTCCCGACGGGATGGTCATCGGTTGAGCCGATGGACAGGTCCGCGCGCGAATTCACCTGGATCGAAGGCATGGCCGTGTGCCTGGCCATGATCGGGATCCAGCTTTCGAGCGAAGTGATCAATCAGTGGGGCACCTACTTCTACTCGCCATCCGTCGGCGTCGGCAGGACCATCTACGTCGCTGTTTCCGTCGTGGGCTGGATCTTCATCGCCGGGACCATCTGGGACGCCCTGACCGGGCCCGTTGTGGGCATCTGGTCGGATAAGACCAGGTCGCGGCCCGGCTGGCTGCGCCTGCTGCCGATCCGGGGCCGCCGCCGCCCGTTCATTTTCTGGGGCTCGATCCTGATGACCTTCACGGCCGTTGCGTTCTGGTACCCCCCCGTCGAGGGCCAATCCACGGCGAATTTCATCTACGGCACGGTGCTGCTGTGCCTGCACTGGACCATGTTCGGCCTCGTGCTCGTGCCGCTGAACTCACTGCCGCCGGAGATCGCGCGTTCGGAAACCGAGCGGGTGCGCATGGGCACGTTTATCGCGATTGGCATGATCGTCGGCCTGGCCATGGCCGCCGTGCTGCCCGGCGAACTCATCACGCAACTTGACCCCGCGCGCACGGAGGACACGCTCACCCTGGAACTGCCCCCCGGCACTGCGACGGAACCTGCCCGCGCGCTCGCGCTCGCGCGAGGGTTGCTGCCCGCGGACGCGTCATCCCGGGCCGTGGAGGAGTCCGTAAGCGTTGAGACACGGCCAGACGGCGCGGCGCGGCTCGCGTTCAGCGGCGCAATCATCGGCGAAATGCAGGCATGGCATGCGGGGGACGGGCTGTCGCTCGCGCTGCCTGGCCGCTTTGCCGTCGAGACGGACAACTTCGCGCGCAGAGCCGTGGCGCCGCGGGGCTCGGCCCCCGGCGGCGCGCGGGAACTCCTCAACGAGTGCCGGCGCAAGGCCCACGAAGCGCTGCAAGGACTGCCCCTGCCGCACGAGTTCGAAGGAAACCTGCCCGCATTCGTGGCGAAAAACACGGAATCGCAGGAGACGCCGGAAACCGTCACGCTGGTCTTCTACCGCGACCTGCTCGACCTGCTGAGCCTCGCGGCGATGCGCAACGTGCTGGCAAACGCCGTTCCGGGGCTGCGCGCGGACGGCATAGTCATCGCGCAGACCGAGGGCTCCTTTTCCGCCATCGGTTACCGCAGGCTCTCCGTCGTCCTCGCCGTTCTGTCTCTGCTGTTCCTGCAATTGCCCGTATGGCTTATCCGCGAGCGCTACGACTCCGAAACCGCGCGGCAGGACCAGGCACCGTTCCTCGCCGGGCTGGCCGACGCCGCGCGGAACCGGCCTTTCGTCGTGTATTTCATCGCCTTCTTTCTGTTCACGGTCGGGTTCCTCGCCGCGCAGCGGGCGCTGCCCTACTGGGCCGAACTGGGCCTCGGCGGCGACGAGGGCACGGTCTCCATCCTCATGCTGCCATTTATCCTTACCGCGCTGGGCTCGTATACGGTAATCCCGGCGCTTGCGCGCAAGCTGCGCGTGAAATGGATGCTCTTCATCGCGTTCTTCATCATCGCAAGCGGCCTGCCGTGCATGTACGTTGTCGGCACGGCTCCACTGGCCTTCTCGACCAAGATCCTCCTGGGCGCGGCGCTATTCGGGTACTGCGGCTTGGGACAGGGCATCATGTACGTCATGATGGTTCCCATGATGGGCGAAATCATCGACTACGATGAGCAGCGCTCCGGACAACGTCGCGAGGCGCTCTACAACGGCCTCAGCGGCGTTGCCTGGAAGAGCGCCATGGCCGGGTCCATTTTCATCGCGACACAGTCCATGAGCGTCTGGGGCAATTCCGTGCGCGACTATACCGGCGTGCT belongs to Candidatus Hydrogenedentota bacterium and includes:
- a CDS encoding 3D domain-containing protein, which translates into the protein MRRLLAALFLIAALVCTGCATARIAPPRGASAFERVLLTTGYCKCKQCCGWKRNWRFKAVVAQGRDKGKPKRVGVTASGTKARPGTIAADTSVYPFGTVMFIPGYGYGRVEDRGGAIKGEHIDLFFKKHKQALAWGRQDKRVKVWLPR
- a CDS encoding glucose-1-phosphate adenylyltransferase, whose product is MRDVAAIVLGGGRGTRLYPLTKLRSKPAVPLCGRYRLVDIPISNCIHSGIKRILVLTQFNSHSLNRHLHNTYRFDEFSEGFVDVLAAEQTMESGDWYQGTADAVRKQLLHIQNLRATHYVVLSGDQLYRMDYRTLLATHLRQGADITVSALAVSREAAKGFGIMKVRKSGRIHEFVEKPKDARLLDSLVTPQEVFDDFGMSSGGHPYLASMGVYAFKAEVLERLVADRPEWNDFGKELIPNSLGSHKVFAHMFSGFWEDIGTVRSYFDVSMAMTTPDSPFEFRDQDRLIYTHKRDLPGVQIHDARITNAIICGGSLVTRATIENAIVGVRSVIRPGARITRSIILGNETFEDRDACGARVPLGIGENTKVTEAIIDHSARIGKNVVIRGSRKLEDYDGDGYAIRDGIVVVMKNATIPDGMVIG
- a CDS encoding MFS transporter yields the protein MDRSAREFTWIEGMAVCLAMIGIQLSSEVINQWGTYFYSPSVGVGRTIYVAVSVVGWIFIAGTIWDALTGPVVGIWSDKTRSRPGWLRLLPIRGRRRPFIFWGSILMTFTAVAFWYPPVEGQSTANFIYGTVLLCLHWTMFGLVLVPLNSLPPEIARSETERVRMGTFIAIGMIVGLAMAAVLPGELITQLDPARTEDTLTLELPPGTATEPARALALARGLLPADASSRAVEESVSVETRPDGAARLAFSGAIIGEMQAWHAGDGLSLALPGRFAVETDNFARRAVAPRGSAPGGARELLNECRRKAHEALQGLPLPHEFEGNLPAFVAKNTESQETPETVTLVFYRDLLDLLSLAAMRNVLANAVPGLRADGIVIAQTEGSFSAIGYRRLSVVLAVLSLLFLQLPVWLIRERYDSETARQDQAPFLAGLADAARNRPFVVYFIAFFLFTVGFLAAQRALPYWAELGLGGDEGTVSILMLPFILTALGSYTVIPALARKLRVKWMLFIAFFIIASGLPCMYVVGTAPLAFSTKILLGAALFGYCGLGQGIMYVMMVPMMGEIIDYDEQRSGQRREALYNGLSGVAWKSAMAGSIFIATQSMSVWGNSVRDYTGVLVVGPIAGVFAILGMAAILFYPVLHVTREQERPPTP